Below is a genomic region from Paenibacillus rhizovicinus.
CCGGCGCGGCCAAGGCGAGCAAGAGGACGATACAGATCAAGATGGTGGAGCCGGAGCCCGAGATCGTCCGCCGGCCTTCCCGTGTAGTATACCTGCGCAAAGACGAGGTCAAAGACTAATGCAACCATGCAACGACAAATGCAACGTCAAACGACGAATGCAAAACGGCCCCGCGGCCGGCTTCATGCCGGATGCGGGGCCGTTTGTCGCGCGCTGCGCCGGACTAGGACTGATTCACTCTCGCGTTCTTCTGAATAAGCGAGATTTGCCCGGCGTGAATGCCGGTATGGTACATCAGACGGCCGACTGCTTCGAGCGGCGTCGTTGCAGGTCCGCCCATCGGCGATTCTACCGGGACGGTCCATTCTTCCTCCGGCAGTTCGCACATGGCGCCGCGCAAATGCTCATTGGAATCGCCTAGCATCTGAAGCAGGGCGTTCAGGTCGGAAAAGTCGCTTTTTTTGCTTCCGGGCCCGCCGCTCGTTGCCAGTTTGATATGCTCCGGCATCGGCTTGCGGAAGTACCACTCGGTGAACATATATTCCACTTCGGCATTATGCTGCAGCATATAACCGATCGATGCAGGACCGATCTTCAAGGTTAGATCCTCTTGCGGGAGCTGCGAAGCGGTTTTGAAAAAACGGGATTGAATGGCGCTCCAGATCGGAAGGACGGATTCATAATGGCTCATTGTCGTTCTCCTTTTATAAAGAAATGAAATGGAGAGTAAGGAATCAGGATTTAATTAGGCTTTCGCCGTCTGGCCGTGGCCGTCTCGATTCACGTGGTTGAAAGCGTCTCCGGTCAAGTCGATATCGTATGCCTGCCCGAAGCCTGCCACGTACCGGCCTTCTTTGGCCGTCAGTTCGAATAAGGAGAAATCGAGTCCGCGCAGCATGGTAATTATGCTTGTGCCGAATTTCTCGACGAACAGCTCGAACACCTCGTCATGGCCGTCATTACCGACGTTCGCGGCTTCGCAGACGAAGCGGGCGCGCTGACGGGCGAACAAATTCGCCGATTGCGATTCGTCTTCGATCAGCATGGCGTCGACGAGCGGATTGTTCTCCAGGTGGCGGAAGTGGTTGGCGATCCGGCTGATATAAATGTAGAATTTGCCGTCCTGCTTCACGAACGGAGCGTAGGAGATGAAAGGGTTTTCGTTGTCATCCACAGTGCTGAGCATGAGCGTCTTCACGCTGTCGGCAAAGTTCAAATATTGGGTACGCATCGATTCTTTATCGATTGGTTTCAAGCGGAATCCACTCTCCAATTTGTAGTGATTATGATAATCATTTTCATTTGCAGTATACCAGTATTGAGAATCGTTATCAATATAATTTTATCCGATAGATGCAATATTTGCGGCATGCCGTTATGATCGTAATACGAATCGATTATGGAAACGAGGATTGCGATGAACATCAACGAGAAGCTGGACTTATCCGGCACACAACCGATCGGATTATACGCGGGACTTGAAATCCGCAGGCTTGGCAGCGAACATGTGACGGAGACGCACCGATTGATGCTTGACGTCGTGTCGCGCCTTCCGGACAGCGGCATGTTCGCGACGGACGACGTCGATGATCTGCTAGTACTGCTGAAGCGCGGAGGGGAAATATACGGGGCGTTCGAAGACGGGGAGCTGCTGGCCTATACGACGCTCGCATATCCCGGTGATGGAGAGGGCAATTTAGGACGGGAATTCGGC
It encodes:
- a CDS encoding DinB family protein; this encodes MSHYESVLPIWSAIQSRFFKTASQLPQEDLTLKIGPASIGYMLQHNAEVEYMFTEWYFRKPMPEHIKLATSGGPGSKKSDFSDLNALLQMLGDSNEHLRGAMCELPEEEWTVPVESPMGGPATTPLEAVGRLMYHTGIHAGQISLIQKNARVNQS
- a CDS encoding HugZ family pyridoxamine 5'-phosphate oxidase, with amino-acid sequence MKPIDKESMRTQYLNFADSVKTLMLSTVDDNENPFISYAPFVKQDGKFYIYISRIANHFRHLENNPLVDAMLIEDESQSANLFARQRARFVCEAANVGNDGHDEVFELFVEKFGTSIITMLRGLDFSLFELTAKEGRYVAGFGQAYDIDLTGDAFNHVNRDGHGQTAKA
- a CDS encoding GNAT family N-acetyltransferase; protein product: MNINEKLDLSGTQPIGLYAGLEIRRLGSEHVTETHRLMLDVVSRLPDSGMFATDDVDDLLVLLKRGGEIYGAFEDGELLAYTTLAYPGDGEGNLGREFGVPENELARVWVLDATIVHESVRGRGLQRFFHELRERRAAAKGAVCLYSTVHPDNAASLRNLEAAGFARQFSRPMYGGLMRHCYAKRLSNQR